Proteins encoded within one genomic window of Couchioplanes caeruleus:
- the lspA gene encoding signal peptidase II: MRRKAVVVLGLTALFGLLLDQLTKELSTNGLTEGHPVRILGGLVHLSLLRNSGAAFSLGSGYTWVFPLVTLVVVGWIGAMTLRLRSVPWAVALGLVLGGALGNLGDRLFRAPGVFQGHVVDMISLFGPYGEYFAVFNIADSCLSVGVVLAVLLELTGRQRDGTRLTKRATASDEPGEKTTA; encoded by the coding sequence ATGCGGCGCAAGGCCGTGGTCGTCCTCGGCCTCACCGCGCTGTTCGGCCTCCTGCTCGACCAGCTCACCAAGGAGCTCTCCACCAACGGGCTCACCGAGGGCCACCCGGTGCGGATCCTCGGCGGCCTGGTCCATCTCTCCCTGCTGCGCAACAGCGGCGCCGCCTTCAGCCTGGGTAGCGGATACACCTGGGTGTTCCCGCTGGTCACGCTCGTCGTGGTCGGCTGGATCGGCGCGATGACGCTACGGCTACGCTCCGTGCCGTGGGCGGTGGCGCTCGGCCTCGTGCTGGGCGGCGCGCTGGGCAATCTCGGCGACCGGCTGTTCCGGGCCCCCGGGGTGTTCCAGGGGCACGTCGTCGACATGATCAGCCTGTTCGGGCCGTACGGTGAGTATTTCGCGGTGTTCAACATCGCCGATAGCTGCCTGAGCGTCGGGGTCGTGCTCGCCGTCCTGCTGGAGCTGACCGGCCGCCAGCGTGACGGCACCCGGCTGACCAAGCGTGCGACCGCCAGCGACGAACCGGGAGAGAAGACCACAGCATGA
- a CDS encoding potassium/proton antiporter, whose translation MSGGLDLALLVGAAVLLVAVAAVRLSTRMGVPSLLVYLLIGMALGEAGIGIRFDDAELTRTLGFCALIMIIAEGGLTARWSTLRPVLGLSAVLATLGVAVSIAVVGAVVHWVLGLDWQLALLYGAVLSSTDAAAVFATLRRLRLPPRLVATLEAESGMNDAPVVLLVVLLSTAGFARPWWHELLVVAFELAAGAAIGVTVGLVGRWLLRHAALPSAGLYPIAAVGLTVLAYAAGAVAHASGFLAVYAAGVVLGNARLPHRRSILGFADGLAWIAQIGLFVLLGLLVSPHELPAALVPALVVGGVLVLLARPLSVGVSAVVTRSVGRLGWRGQAFLSWAGLRGAVPIVLATIPLSSATPGADGLFNAVFLLVIIFTLVQAGTLAPAARRLGVTAPAEAVEIHVETAPLERMRADLLQIDVAPGSRLAGVHIDELRLPVGASVTLVVRDGAGFVPGPDTRLRTGDSMLIVTTAEVRDTAERRLRAVSRRGRLARWFGEDGAERPGGR comes from the coding sequence ATGAGCGGCGGGCTGGACCTCGCCCTGCTCGTCGGGGCCGCCGTCCTGCTCGTCGCGGTCGCCGCGGTCCGGCTGTCGACCCGGATGGGGGTGCCCAGCCTCCTCGTCTATCTGCTCATCGGGATGGCTCTCGGCGAGGCGGGGATCGGGATCCGGTTCGACGACGCCGAGCTCACCCGTACGCTCGGCTTCTGCGCCCTGATCATGATCATCGCCGAGGGCGGGTTGACCGCGCGCTGGAGCACCCTGCGCCCGGTGCTGGGCCTGTCCGCGGTCCTGGCCACCCTCGGGGTGGCCGTCAGCATCGCGGTCGTCGGCGCCGTCGTGCACTGGGTGCTCGGGCTCGACTGGCAGCTCGCCCTGCTCTACGGCGCCGTGCTGTCGTCGACCGACGCCGCGGCGGTCTTCGCCACCCTGCGGCGGCTGCGCCTGCCGCCGCGGCTGGTCGCGACGCTCGAGGCCGAGTCCGGCATGAACGACGCTCCCGTGGTGCTGCTGGTGGTGCTGCTCTCCACCGCCGGGTTCGCCCGGCCGTGGTGGCACGAGCTGCTGGTCGTGGCCTTCGAGCTCGCCGCCGGCGCCGCCATCGGGGTCACCGTCGGCCTGGTCGGGCGCTGGCTGTTGCGGCACGCCGCCCTGCCGTCGGCCGGGCTCTATCCGATCGCGGCCGTGGGCCTGACCGTGCTGGCGTACGCGGCCGGCGCCGTCGCCCACGCCTCCGGCTTCCTGGCCGTCTACGCGGCCGGCGTGGTCCTGGGCAACGCGCGGCTGCCCCATCGACGGTCCATCCTCGGGTTCGCGGACGGGCTCGCCTGGATCGCGCAGATAGGGCTCTTCGTCCTGCTCGGACTGTTGGTCTCGCCCCACGAGCTGCCCGCCGCGCTCGTGCCGGCGCTCGTCGTCGGAGGCGTGTTGGTGCTGCTCGCGCGGCCCCTGTCGGTCGGCGTCTCGGCCGTCGTGACCCGCAGCGTCGGGCGGCTCGGCTGGCGCGGCCAGGCCTTCCTCTCCTGGGCCGGGTTGCGCGGCGCGGTCCCGATCGTGCTGGCGACCATCCCGCTCTCCAGCGCCACCCCGGGCGCGGATGGGCTCTTCAACGCCGTGTTCCTGCTCGTGATCATCTTCACTCTGGTGCAGGCCGGGACGCTCGCCCCGGCCGCGCGCCGGCTGGGCGTCACGGCGCCGGCCGAGGCGGTCGAGATCCACGTCGAGACGGCGCCGCTGGAGCGGATGCGCGCCGACCTGTTGCAGATCGACGTGGCGCCCGGGTCCCGGCTCGCGGGGGTGCACATCGACGAGCTCAGGCTGCCGGTGGGCGCCAGCGTCACGCTGGTCGTCCGCGATGGCGCCGGCTTCGTGCCGGGACCGGACACCCGGTTGCGTACGGGGGACAGCATGCTGATCGTCACGACGGCGGAGGTCCGGGACACCGCCGAGCGCCGGCTGCGCGCGGTCAGCCGCCGGGGGCGGCTGGCCCGCTGGTTCGGCGAGGACGGCGCCGAGCGGCCGGGAGGCCGGTGA
- a CDS encoding DUF167 domain-containing protein has protein sequence MAKRRVSSSESGVTAPASGGPAASGSGDCSVAVRVRPGAGRNRVGGRYDGRHGPALIVAVAAPAVDGKATEAVRRALAEALGVRPGAVTLKVGATSRDKVFTVAGDVGPRLGELRDGTA, from the coding sequence ATGGCCAAGCGGCGTGTGTCCTCCTCCGAATCCGGTGTTACGGCACCGGCGTCCGGGGGTCCGGCCGCGTCCGGGTCGGGGGACTGCTCCGTCGCGGTACGGGTCCGTCCCGGTGCCGGGCGCAACCGGGTCGGCGGCCGGTACGACGGGCGGCACGGTCCCGCGCTGATCGTCGCCGTCGCGGCCCCGGCGGTGGACGGCAAGGCCACCGAGGCGGTCCGGCGGGCGCTGGCCGAGGCCCTGGGCGTGCGTCCCGGCGCCGTGACCCTCAAGGTCGGCGCCACCAGCCGGGACAAGGTGTTCACGGTCGCCGGTGACGTCGGGCCGCGGCTCGGGGAACTGCGCGACGGGACCGCATGA
- a CDS encoding LON peptidase substrate-binding domain-containing protein: MGAILPVFPLGTVLFPGLVLPLHIFEERYRTLVRDLVATTGDEPHEFGVVTLRHGSEVLSGDGDGEPPAGEPPVAAGQLYDIGCTAELRQVTELPDGRFDVVTVGRRRFRVLSIAADPHPYLTAEVEWLQDEEPADETAGLLAPRVLAAFRTYLDLLRPESEVLDQVPDDPTVLSHLIAATAQLTTDERQELLAAPDTASRLRTELRLLNREAGLLARVRAVPVPLSDLARPVSPN; this comes from the coding sequence GTGGGCGCGATACTCCCGGTCTTTCCGCTGGGCACGGTGCTCTTTCCCGGCCTGGTGCTGCCCCTGCACATCTTCGAGGAGCGATACCGCACGCTCGTGCGCGACCTGGTCGCCACGACGGGCGACGAACCGCACGAATTCGGCGTGGTGACCTTGCGGCACGGATCGGAGGTGCTGTCCGGCGACGGCGACGGCGAGCCGCCGGCCGGTGAGCCGCCGGTCGCCGCCGGCCAGCTCTACGACATCGGCTGCACCGCCGAGCTGCGCCAGGTGACCGAGCTGCCGGACGGGCGCTTCGACGTCGTCACCGTCGGGCGGCGGCGCTTCCGGGTGCTGAGCATCGCGGCCGACCCGCACCCCTATCTGACCGCCGAGGTCGAGTGGCTGCAGGACGAGGAGCCGGCCGACGAGACCGCCGGGCTGCTCGCCCCCCGGGTGCTGGCCGCCTTCCGCACCTACCTGGATCTGCTGCGCCCCGAGTCCGAGGTGCTCGACCAGGTGCCGGACGACCCGACCGTGCTCTCCCACCTGATCGCGGCCACCGCCCAGCTCACCACCGACGAGCGGCAGGAGCTGCTCGCCGCGCCCGACACCGCCAGCCGGCTGCGCACCGAGCTGCGGCTGCTCAACCGCGAGGCGGGTCTGCTGGCCAGGGTGCGGGCGGTGCCGGTGCCGCTGTCGGATCTGGCGCGTCCGGTGAGCCCGAACTGA
- a CDS encoding TraR/DksA family transcriptional regulator: MAKATEKAASERTRSAAETEKIRAALVERRDELQAEYDQSLTEITELQRERLADSAGDDQADTGTKTFEREQEITLANNLLERITQVERALERLGEGNYGWCERCGNAIPVERLAAFPVATRCVACKQLEERR; the protein is encoded by the coding sequence ATGGCCAAGGCAACCGAGAAGGCTGCGTCCGAGCGGACCCGCAGCGCGGCGGAGACCGAGAAGATCCGCGCCGCGCTGGTCGAGCGCCGCGACGAGCTGCAGGCCGAATACGACCAGTCGCTCACCGAGATCACCGAGCTGCAGCGGGAACGGCTCGCCGACTCCGCCGGGGATGACCAGGCGGACACCGGCACGAAGACGTTCGAGCGGGAGCAGGAGATCACCCTCGCCAACAACCTGCTGGAGCGCATCACCCAGGTGGAGCGTGCCCTCGAGCGCCTCGGCGAGGGCAACTACGGTTGGTGCGAGCGGTGCGGCAACGCCATCCCGGTCGAGCGGCTGGCGGCGTTCCCGGTCGCGACCCGGTGCGTGGCCTGCAAGCAGTTGGAGGAGCGACGCTGA
- a CDS encoding RluA family pseudouridine synthase gives MTARSLPVPDGLDGMRLDQAVSRLFGLSRTAAATLVEAGDALVDGVPRPKSDKVSAGAWLEVTLPAPVTAPVLVAEPVHGMGIVYSDEDIVVVDKPVGVAAHPSPGWTGPTVIGGLAAMGQNVATSGAAERQGVVHRLDVGTTGLMVVAKSETAYSVLKRAFKEREVDKRYHAVVQGHLDPLRGTVDAPIDRHPTADYKYAVMSGGKPSVTHYDTLEAFRSASLVDVKLETGRTHQIRVHFSALRHPCVGDLTYGADPTLAARLQLGRQWLHARELGFVHPRTHDEVRFVSDYPDDLGYALDVLRDAS, from the coding sequence ATGACCGCGCGTTCCCTGCCCGTACCCGACGGCCTGGACGGCATGCGCCTGGACCAGGCCGTGTCCCGGCTGTTCGGGCTGTCCCGCACCGCCGCCGCCACGCTGGTCGAGGCCGGCGACGCCCTGGTCGACGGCGTGCCGCGACCCAAGTCCGACAAGGTCAGCGCGGGCGCGTGGCTCGAGGTCACCCTGCCCGCGCCGGTCACCGCACCCGTGCTCGTGGCCGAGCCGGTGCACGGGATGGGAATCGTCTACAGCGACGAGGACATCGTCGTGGTCGACAAGCCGGTCGGCGTGGCGGCGCACCCGAGCCCGGGCTGGACCGGCCCGACCGTGATCGGCGGCCTGGCCGCGATGGGGCAGAACGTCGCCACCAGCGGCGCCGCCGAGCGTCAGGGCGTGGTGCACCGCCTCGACGTCGGCACCACCGGGCTCATGGTCGTGGCGAAGAGCGAGACCGCGTACAGCGTGCTCAAGCGCGCGTTCAAGGAGCGCGAGGTCGACAAGCGCTACCACGCCGTCGTGCAGGGCCACCTCGACCCGCTGCGCGGCACGGTCGACGCGCCGATCGACCGGCACCCCACCGCCGACTACAAGTACGCGGTCATGTCCGGCGGCAAGCCGAGCGTCACCCATTACGACACGCTGGAGGCGTTCCGCTCCGCGAGCCTGGTCGACGTGAAGCTGGAGACCGGGCGCACCCACCAGATCCGGGTGCACTTCTCGGCCCTGCGGCACCCGTGCGTGGGCGACCTCACGTACGGCGCCGACCCGACCCTCGCCGCGCGCCTTCAGTTGGGCCGCCAGTGGCTGCACGCCCGCGAACTCGGCTTCGTCCATCCCCGTACGCACGATGAGGTTCGCTTCGTCAGCGACTACCCTGACGATCTGGGGTACGCGTTGGACGTGCTCCGCGACGCGAGCTGA
- a CDS encoding DUF2567 domain-containing protein, with the protein MNPSPEPGPQPHEQQESVLPYGPEPELAGWAPPPPSRRPWRRTVGVAVLITSVMTVIGAPLGLLWSWLAPAVPVVNAGQNGIVVSDPSPEEYIAADGWFTIIGFSFGLLAAIVAWLVLRRDRGPGVLLGVTFGGLASALAMWGTGRLVGLSGWRDWQETSIAGDTYGRPPDLHTHGALLVAAFAAVIVTTLLAGWSNDPDLDRPGAKPGYGHDAGAEEDQAEPVPFSSGSPDAPDPTAAPAPPAPWPADPPRG; encoded by the coding sequence GTGAATCCCAGTCCGGAGCCGGGCCCGCAGCCCCACGAGCAGCAGGAGTCCGTCCTCCCGTACGGGCCGGAGCCGGAGCTCGCCGGCTGGGCGCCTCCGCCGCCGTCGCGTCGGCCGTGGCGCCGTACCGTCGGCGTCGCGGTCCTGATCACCTCGGTGATGACCGTGATCGGCGCGCCGCTCGGCCTGCTCTGGTCGTGGCTCGCGCCCGCGGTGCCGGTGGTCAACGCCGGGCAGAACGGGATCGTGGTCAGCGACCCGTCGCCGGAGGAGTACATCGCCGCCGACGGCTGGTTCACCATCATCGGCTTCTCGTTCGGCCTGCTCGCCGCGATCGTGGCCTGGCTGGTGCTGCGCCGCGACCGCGGGCCCGGGGTGCTGCTCGGGGTGACCTTCGGCGGGTTGGCCTCGGCCCTGGCCATGTGGGGGACCGGGCGGCTGGTCGGGCTCTCCGGGTGGCGCGACTGGCAGGAGACCTCGATCGCGGGCGACACCTACGGCCGCCCGCCGGACCTGCACACCCACGGCGCGCTGCTGGTCGCCGCGTTCGCGGCGGTGATCGTCACCACGCTGTTGGCCGGCTGGTCCAACGACCCCGACCTGGACCGGCCGGGCGCGAAACCGGGCTACGGCCACGACGCCGGGGCCGAGGAGGATCAGGCCGAGCCCGTGCCGTTCAGTTCGGGCTCACCGGACGCGCCAGATCCGACAGCGGCACCGGCACCGCCCGCACCCTGGCCAGCAGACCCGCCTCGCGGTTGA
- a CDS encoding MinD/ParA family ATP-binding protein: MDGTETGWGRPAEPAPRWRGLLDRARHASRTGDDAEEAEAEGRRPVSGPPLPSRPGRPYNPLDPRMRDQAGREPNGYSPAEPPRRPPINPLDRRPGRAGLGERLGATEPLSPPVDPRLAEPRPAHSLEGRRQSRISEGFHARSDAEPHSFFNPATRAVPPSIGRVAPEPGMPHGRGAIPAGSPSMLRPPAVPPQAAAPPLTAPPQRHPAPHAPAVPPQNQPPHGPGALLGAPLSPAPGALPSGAPAPVSPPAARIEWRQTRPEPEDRAAGVLRRILGKPRVLAFANPKGGVHKTTATVLAAATIGSVRGRGVLAWDDNELRGTLGLRAGSARHARTIRHLVGDLIEIENMHGNDLMQFFDGYLRHASDGSYDVLAGEENPRFAQRLDQSTVRRVMDLLRRTHDVICVDTGNNVESVNWQTVMRSADQLVVTTVPREDAAFTADWMLDVLNETGMEDLVANAVTLISCPSPGKLPLLDDLAKHFATRTRAVAVVPYDPALEVGSSIEYTVLQPETKQAWLRAAAVMIEPFAE, encoded by the coding sequence GTGGACGGGACCGAGACCGGCTGGGGCCGGCCTGCGGAACCAGCCCCGCGTTGGCGGGGGCTGCTCGACCGCGCCCGGCATGCCTCCCGGACGGGCGACGACGCCGAGGAGGCCGAGGCCGAGGGGCGCCGCCCGGTGAGCGGACCGCCGCTGCCGAGCCGCCCCGGCCGTCCGTACAACCCTCTGGACCCGCGCATGCGCGACCAGGCCGGGCGCGAGCCGAACGGTTACAGCCCGGCGGAGCCGCCGCGCCGGCCGCCGATCAACCCGCTCGACCGGCGTCCCGGCCGGGCCGGCCTGGGCGAGCGTCTCGGCGCTACCGAGCCGCTGTCGCCGCCGGTCGATCCGCGCCTGGCCGAGCCCCGCCCGGCCCATTCCCTGGAGGGGCGCCGCCAGTCGCGCATCAGCGAGGGGTTCCACGCCCGGTCCGACGCCGAGCCGCACAGCTTCTTCAACCCGGCCACCCGCGCGGTGCCGCCGTCGATCGGCCGGGTCGCGCCGGAGCCCGGCATGCCGCACGGCCGCGGAGCGATCCCGGCCGGCTCGCCGTCGATGCTGCGCCCGCCGGCCGTTCCGCCGCAGGCCGCCGCCCCGCCGCTGACCGCACCGCCGCAGCGTCACCCGGCGCCGCACGCGCCCGCCGTGCCGCCGCAGAACCAGCCGCCGCACGGTCCCGGAGCGCTGCTCGGGGCGCCGTTGTCGCCGGCGCCCGGTGCGCTGCCGAGCGGGGCGCCGGCGCCCGTCTCGCCGCCGGCCGCGCGCATCGAGTGGCGCCAGACCCGGCCGGAGCCCGAGGACCGCGCCGCCGGGGTGCTGCGCCGCATCCTCGGCAAGCCGCGGGTGCTGGCCTTCGCCAACCCCAAGGGCGGCGTACACAAGACCACGGCGACCGTGCTGGCCGCGGCGACCATCGGCAGCGTCCGCGGCCGCGGCGTGCTGGCCTGGGACGACAACGAGCTGCGCGGCACGCTCGGCCTGCGCGCCGGCAGCGCCCGGCACGCGCGCACGATCCGGCACCTGGTCGGCGATCTGATCGAGATCGAGAACATGCACGGCAACGACCTGATGCAGTTCTTCGACGGATACCTGCGGCACGCCTCCGACGGGTCCTACGACGTACTCGCCGGCGAGGAGAATCCCCGCTTCGCCCAGCGGCTCGACCAGAGCACCGTGCGCCGGGTGATGGACCTCCTGCGGCGTACCCACGATGTGATCTGTGTGGACACCGGCAACAACGTCGAGAGCGTCAACTGGCAGACGGTGATGCGCAGCGCCGACCAGCTCGTCGTGACCACGGTGCCGCGCGAGGATGCCGCGTTCACCGCCGACTGGATGCTGGACGTGCTCAACGAGACCGGCATGGAGGACCTCGTCGCCAACGCGGTGACGCTGATCTCCTGCCCGTCGCCCGGCAAGCTGCCGCTCCTCGACGATCTCGCCAAGCATTTCGCCACCCGGACCCGTGCGGTGGCCGTCGTGCCCTACGACCCGGCGCTCGAGGTGGGCTCCTCGATCGAGTACACCGTGCTGCAGCCCGAGACGAAGCAGGCCTGGCTACGCGCCGCCGCGGTGATGATCGAGCCATTCGCCGAATAG
- the dnaE gene encoding DNA polymerase III subunit alpha has translation MSDSFVHLHVHTEYSMLDGAARLKDLFTEANRLGMPAVAITDHGNMHGAYDFYQQATAAGITPVIGIEAYVAPESRLHKARVKWGRPEQKSDDISGNGAITHKTMWARDARGLKNLFRLSSRASMEGHYVKWPRMDMDIIAEHAEGIMATTGCPSGAVQTRLRLGQDEEAYRVAAQYQEIFGKENYFLEIMDHGLEIENRVRDGLLDISRRLGIPPLVTNDSHYTHESQAEAHDVLLCVQTGSNIADPNRFRFDGGGYFIKSADQMRAVDSSDAWLEGCRNTLLVAEKVDTEGMFSFKNLMPRFPVPEGHTEESWFRHEAFEGLKRRFPGGIPETHIKQAEYELGIIVQMGFPSYFLVVADFIQWSKRNGIAVGPGRGSAAGSLVAYAMGITDLDPLPHGLIFERFLNPERVSMPDVDIDFDERRRGEVIRYVTDKWGEDKVAQIATFGTIKAKAAIKDSARVLGYPFAVGDRITKALPPDVMGKGIPLSGIFDKEHKRYSEAGEVRTLYEQDPDVKKVIDTARGIEGLIRQTGVHAAGVIMSAEPIIDHIPLMRRATDGVIITQFDYPTCETLGLLKMDFLGLRNLTIIDDAVKNIQLNHGMELDLLGLPLDDKAAYELLARGDTLGVFQLDGGPMRSLLRLMKPDNFEDISAVLALYRPGPMGVESHTNYALRKNKLQEITPIHPELEEPLKEILEPTYGLIVYQEQVQRAAQILAGYSLGQADLLRRAMGKKKKEILDKEFIPFRDGCREHGYSDEAIQAVWDVLVPFAGYAFNKAHSAAYGLVSYWTAYLKAHYPAEYMAGLLTSVGDDKDKMAMYLAECRRMGIQVLPPDVNESAGPFTPVGRDIRFGLAAIRNVGHNVVEAVARCREEKGKYQDFYDFLSKVDAVACNKKTIESLIKAGAFDSMGHSRKGLLAVHAEAIDAYADVKRNEAAGQFDLFGAFGDDAGGSSATVAMPSISDGEWDKRDKLAFEREMLGLYVSDHPLAGLEQVLANAADTTIAALNEEGSVPDGQVVTLAGILTGVQRRITKQGRAWASATLEDLAGGVEALFFPNTYEVIGQYIAEDAIVVVKGRVDRRDDTPRIMAMDMSMPDVTHNPDSKPITLTMPITRCTPPLVSELKEILVSHPGDSEVHVHLLNGSRKTVMRLGGFKVAPTPALRADLKMILGPSAVA, from the coding sequence GTGTCTGACTCGTTCGTGCACCTTCACGTGCACACCGAGTATTCGATGCTCGACGGCGCCGCCAGGCTGAAGGACCTGTTCACCGAGGCGAATCGCCTCGGCATGCCCGCCGTGGCGATCACCGATCACGGCAACATGCACGGGGCGTACGACTTCTACCAGCAGGCGACCGCGGCCGGCATCACCCCGGTGATCGGCATCGAGGCGTACGTGGCACCCGAGTCGCGACTGCACAAGGCCCGGGTCAAGTGGGGCCGCCCCGAGCAGAAGTCCGACGACATCTCCGGTAACGGCGCGATCACTCACAAGACGATGTGGGCGCGCGACGCGCGGGGCCTGAAGAACCTCTTCCGCCTCAGCAGCCGGGCGTCCATGGAGGGCCACTACGTCAAGTGGCCCCGGATGGACATGGACATCATCGCCGAGCACGCCGAGGGCATCATGGCGACGACGGGCTGCCCGTCCGGCGCGGTGCAGACCCGGCTGCGCCTGGGACAGGACGAGGAGGCCTACCGGGTCGCCGCGCAGTACCAGGAGATCTTCGGCAAGGAGAACTACTTCCTCGAGATCATGGACCACGGCCTCGAGATCGAGAACCGGGTCCGCGACGGGCTGCTCGACATCAGCCGCCGGCTCGGTATCCCGCCGCTGGTCACCAACGACTCGCACTACACGCACGAGTCCCAGGCCGAGGCGCACGACGTGCTGCTGTGCGTGCAGACCGGCAGCAACATCGCCGACCCCAACCGGTTCCGCTTCGACGGCGGCGGCTACTTCATCAAGTCCGCCGACCAGATGCGCGCGGTCGACTCCTCCGACGCCTGGCTGGAGGGTTGCCGCAACACGCTGCTCGTGGCCGAGAAGGTCGACACCGAGGGGATGTTCTCGTTCAAGAACCTGATGCCCCGCTTCCCGGTGCCGGAGGGCCACACCGAGGAGTCCTGGTTCCGGCACGAGGCGTTCGAGGGCCTCAAGCGGCGGTTTCCCGGCGGCATCCCCGAGACGCACATCAAGCAGGCGGAGTACGAGCTCGGGATCATCGTCCAGATGGGCTTCCCGTCGTACTTCCTCGTGGTCGCCGACTTCATCCAGTGGTCCAAGCGCAACGGCATCGCGGTGGGCCCGGGCCGCGGCTCGGCGGCCGGCTCGCTGGTCGCGTACGCGATGGGCATCACCGACCTGGACCCGCTGCCGCACGGCCTGATCTTCGAGCGGTTCCTCAACCCCGAGCGCGTCTCCATGCCCGACGTCGACATCGACTTCGACGAGCGCCGGCGCGGCGAGGTCATCCGCTATGTCACCGACAAGTGGGGCGAGGACAAGGTTGCGCAGATCGCGACCTTCGGCACGATCAAGGCGAAGGCCGCGATCAAGGACTCCGCCCGGGTGCTCGGCTATCCGTTCGCGGTCGGCGACCGCATCACCAAGGCCCTGCCGCCGGACGTGATGGGCAAGGGCATCCCGCTCTCCGGCATCTTCGACAAGGAGCACAAGCGGTACAGCGAGGCCGGTGAGGTCCGGACCCTGTACGAGCAGGATCCCGACGTCAAGAAGGTGATCGACACCGCGCGCGGCATCGAGGGCCTGATCCGGCAGACCGGCGTGCACGCGGCCGGCGTGATCATGAGCGCCGAGCCGATCATCGACCACATCCCGCTCATGCGCCGGGCCACCGACGGCGTGATCATCACGCAGTTCGACTATCCGACCTGCGAGACGCTCGGGCTGCTGAAGATGGACTTCCTCGGCCTGCGCAACCTGACGATCATCGACGACGCGGTGAAGAACATCCAGCTCAACCACGGCATGGAACTGGACCTGCTGGGTCTGCCGCTGGACGACAAGGCCGCGTACGAGCTCCTCGCCCGCGGTGACACGCTGGGCGTCTTCCAGCTCGACGGTGGGCCGATGCGGTCGCTGCTGCGGCTGATGAAGCCGGACAACTTCGAGGACATCTCCGCGGTTCTGGCGCTGTACCGACCCGGTCCGATGGGCGTCGAGTCGCATACCAACTACGCGCTGCGCAAGAACAAGCTGCAGGAGATCACCCCGATCCATCCGGAGCTGGAGGAGCCGCTCAAGGAGATCCTGGAGCCGACGTACGGTCTGATCGTCTATCAGGAGCAGGTGCAGCGCGCCGCGCAGATCCTGGCCGGTTACAGCCTCGGGCAGGCCGACCTGCTCCGCCGGGCGATGGGCAAGAAGAAGAAGGAGATCCTCGACAAGGAGTTCATCCCCTTCCGCGACGGCTGCCGGGAGCACGGTTACAGCGACGAGGCCATCCAGGCGGTGTGGGACGTCCTCGTGCCGTTCGCCGGCTATGCGTTCAACAAGGCGCACTCGGCCGCGTACGGCCTGGTGTCGTACTGGACGGCGTACCTCAAGGCGCACTACCCGGCGGAGTACATGGCCGGGCTGCTCACCAGCGTCGGCGACGACAAGGACAAGATGGCGATGTATCTGGCCGAGTGCCGGCGCATGGGCATCCAGGTCCTGCCGCCCGACGTCAACGAGTCCGCCGGCCCGTTCACCCCGGTCGGCCGGGACATCCGCTTCGGTCTCGCCGCGATCCGCAACGTCGGGCACAACGTGGTGGAGGCGGTCGCCCGCTGCCGCGAGGAGAAGGGCAAGTATCAGGATTTCTACGACTTCCTGTCCAAGGTGGACGCCGTCGCCTGCAACAAGAAGACGATCGAATCCCTGATCAAGGCCGGCGCCTTCGACTCCATGGGGCACAGCCGCAAGGGCCTGCTCGCCGTGCACGCCGAGGCGATCGACGCGTACGCCGACGTCAAGCGCAACGAGGCCGCCGGGCAGTTCGACCTGTTCGGCGCGTTCGGCGACGACGCGGGCGGCAGCTCCGCGACGGTGGCGATGCCGTCCATCAGCGACGGCGAGTGGGACAAGCGCGACAAGCTCGCCTTCGAGCGGGAGATGCTCGGCCTCTACGTGTCCGACCATCCGCTGGCCGGCCTCGAACAGGTGCTGGCCAATGCGGCCGACACCACGATCGCGGCGCTCAACGAGGAGGGCTCGGTCCCCGACGGGCAGGTCGTCACCCTCGCCGGCATCCTCACCGGCGTGCAGCGGCGCATCACCAAGCAGGGCCGCGCCTGGGCGTCGGCCACGCTGGAAGACCTCGCCGGCGGGGTGGAGGCGCTGTTCTTCCCCAACACGTACGAGGTGATCGGCCAGTACATCGCCGAGGACGCCATCGTCGTCGTGAAGGGCCGGGTCGACCGCCGCGACGACACCCCGCGCATCATGGCGATGGACATGTCGATGCCCGACGTCACCCACAACCCGGACAGCAAGCCGATCACCCTGACCATGCCGATCACCCGGTGCACGCCGCCGCTGGTCTCCGAGCTCAAGGAGATCCTGGTCAGCCACCCGGGGGACAGCGAGGTGCACGTTCACCTGCTCAACGGCAGCCGCAAGACGGTCATGCGCCTGGGCGGGTTCAAGGTCGCGCCGACGCCCGCGCTGCGCGCCGACCTGAAGATGATCCTCGGCCCCTCGGCGGTCGCCTGA